Proteins from a genomic interval of Pseudoruegeria sp. SHC-113:
- the phaC gene encoding class I poly(R)-hydroxyalkanoic acid synthase: protein MTTDQSDAGPQDVKNLERLNENLAKVEELSQRLVAALSHKRNIDPSLQAPGQDLYMKAATAYMTEMVNNPAKILEHQIAYWGKALTHYVEAQHLLATGKLEAPEDNTPKDPRFKNDLWQTHPYFNYIKQQYMMTSEAIAGAVADVDGLDPKDKKRLEYFSQQIVNMLSPTNFLATNPDALEKAVETEGRSLVAGLENLVRDIEANGGDLLVTLADKDAFKVGENIGTTEGQVVFRNRMFELIQYTPTTEQVHKTPLLIFPPWINKFYIMDLKPANSLIKWIVDQGYTLFIVSWVNPDQSYADVGMDTYIEEGYLTAIEEVKAITEQEKINVVGYCIAGTTLSLTLSLLKKRGDKSINSATFFTTLTDFSDQGEVGVFLDDGFVDGLEAECQENGILDSFFMSRTFSYLRSNDLIYTPAIRSYMMGEAPPAFDLLYWNGDSTNLPGRMAIEYLRGLCQEDHFATKGFEVCGETLHIKDVSVPVCAIACETDHIAAWKSSFNGVKQFGSRSKTFILSESGHIAGIINPPSKKKYGHYTGDAPAGDPDTWKEGASFNEGSWWPTWDAWLSKRSGAKIPARKPGGPKHKPLCAAPGTYVLPKEK from the coding sequence ATGACAACAGATCAATCAGACGCCGGCCCTCAGGATGTTAAGAATCTTGAGCGTCTGAATGAGAACCTTGCAAAGGTGGAAGAGCTCTCGCAGCGGCTTGTTGCCGCGCTCTCCCACAAGCGCAATATCGACCCATCGCTTCAGGCGCCGGGGCAGGATCTCTACATGAAGGCGGCAACGGCCTACATGACCGAGATGGTCAACAACCCGGCCAAGATCCTTGAGCACCAGATCGCCTATTGGGGCAAGGCGCTGACCCATTACGTTGAAGCCCAGCACCTGCTGGCAACGGGCAAGCTCGAAGCCCCCGAGGACAACACGCCAAAGGATCCGCGCTTCAAGAACGATCTTTGGCAGACGCACCCCTATTTCAACTACATCAAGCAGCAATACATGATGACGTCTGAGGCCATCGCCGGGGCGGTGGCCGATGTGGACGGGCTTGATCCGAAGGACAAGAAGCGGCTGGAGTATTTCTCCCAGCAGATCGTCAACATGCTTTCGCCGACGAATTTCCTCGCCACCAACCCGGATGCGCTGGAGAAGGCGGTGGAGACCGAGGGCCGCTCGCTCGTTGCCGGGCTTGAGAACCTCGTGCGCGACATCGAGGCCAATGGCGGCGATCTTCTGGTGACGCTGGCGGACAAGGACGCCTTCAAGGTGGGCGAGAATATCGGCACCACCGAAGGGCAGGTGGTGTTTCGCAACCGCATGTTCGAGCTGATCCAATACACGCCGACCACCGAACAGGTGCACAAGACACCGCTGCTGATCTTCCCGCCGTGGATCAACAAGTTCTACATCATGGACCTCAAGCCCGCCAATTCGCTGATCAAATGGATCGTGGATCAGGGCTACACGCTCTTCATCGTCAGCTGGGTCAACCCCGATCAGAGCTACGCCGATGTGGGCATGGATACCTATATCGAGGAAGGCTATCTGACGGCGATCGAAGAGGTGAAGGCGATCACCGAGCAGGAGAAGATCAACGTCGTCGGCTACTGCATCGCGGGCACCACGCTGAGCCTCACGTTGTCGCTGCTGAAGAAGCGCGGCGACAAATCGATCAACTCCGCCACCTTCTTCACCACGCTCACCGATTTCTCCGATCAGGGGGAAGTGGGCGTCTTTCTAGACGATGGCTTCGTGGATGGGCTCGAAGCGGAGTGTCAGGAGAACGGGATTCTCGATTCCTTCTTCATGTCGCGCACCTTCTCCTATCTGCGCTCCAACGATCTGATCTACACGCCCGCGATCCGCAGCTACATGATGGGCGAGGCCCCGCCCGCCTTCGATCTGCTCTATTGGAACGGTGATTCCACCAACCTGCCGGGCCGCATGGCGATCGAGTACCTGCGCGGCCTCTGTCAGGAGGATCATTTCGCCACCAAGGGCTTCGAGGTCTGCGGCGAGACGCTCCACATCAAGGATGTGAGCGTGCCTGTCTGCGCCATCGCCTGCGAAACCGATCACATCGCCGCGTGGAAAAGCAGCTTCAACGGCGTGAAGCAGTTCGGCTCGCGCTCCAAGACGTTCATCTTGAGTGAATCCGGCCATATCGCGGGGATCATCAACCCGCCGAGCAAGAAGAAATACGGCCATTACACCGGCGACGCCCCGGCGGGCGATCCGGACACGTGGAAAGAGGGCGCAAGCTTCAACGAAGGCTCCTGGTGGCCAACGTGGGACGCCTGGCTCTCCAAACGCTCCGGCGCGAAGATTCCGGCCCGAAAACCGGGTGGCCCAAAGCACAAACCGCTCTGCGCAGCCCCCGGAACCTATGTGTTGCCGAAGGAAAAATAA
- a CDS encoding phasin family protein, with product MAKTPDFAKTFQDALASMNVDTKAFEEAIKSSAELGEKMSKITLSAAEESADLSAKWTKDTLAKMGAASTAKTDPAELGKAVTDFASSSAEKTAESMAAFAEIVKKVQLETVELLMSAGKDFNEDAQAAMKKAADEAQAAVKKATDELTKATTGKK from the coding sequence ATGGCCAAGACGCCCGATTTCGCCAAGACCTTCCAGGACGCGCTGGCGTCCATGAACGTTGACACCAAGGCTTTCGAAGAAGCCATCAAATCCTCCGCCGAACTTGGCGAGAAGATGTCCAAGATCACGCTCTCCGCCGCCGAGGAGTCCGCTGACCTCTCCGCCAAGTGGACGAAAGACACGCTCGCCAAGATGGGCGCGGCGTCCACCGCCAAAACGGACCCGGCCGAGCTTGGCAAGGCCGTGACGGATTTCGCCTCGTCTTCGGCTGAGAAAACCGCCGAATCCATGGCGGCTTTCGCGGAAATCGTGAAGAAAGTGCAGCTGGAAACGGTCGAGCTGCTGATGAGCGCCGGCAAGGACTTCAACGAAGACGCGCAGGCCGCGATGAAGAAAGCTGCCGATGAGGCGCAGGCTGCCGTCAAGAAAGCCACCGACGAGCTGACCAAAGCCACCACCGGCAAGAAGTAA
- a CDS encoding phasin, PhaP: MTKTQDFTKVMQEMMASFPVDTKSFEEAFKTQAAMGEKLSKVALEAADKSAEISSKWTKDTIARLGDVTKVKAEATDYTKAVTDFASASAETAAENMAAFAEVAKKVQMETVELMLAAGKDFSEDATAAVKKATTEATKAAKAAAK; this comes from the coding sequence ATGACCAAGACCCAAGACTTCACCAAAGTCATGCAAGAGATGATGGCCTCCTTCCCGGTGGACACGAAATCCTTCGAAGAAGCCTTCAAAACCCAAGCCGCTATGGGCGAGAAGCTCTCCAAAGTGGCTCTGGAAGCTGCTGACAAATCCGCCGAGATCTCTTCGAAGTGGACGAAAGACACCATCGCCCGCCTCGGCGACGTGACCAAGGTCAAAGCCGAAGCCACCGACTACACCAAAGCCGTGACGGACTTCGCCTCCGCTTCCGCCGAAACCGCTGCCGAAAACATGGCCGCTTTCGCTGAAGTCGCCAAGAAAGTCCAAATGGAAACCGTCGAGCTGATGCTGGCTGCTGGCAAAGACTTCTCCGAAGACGCCACCGCCGCTGTCAAAAAAGCCACCACGGAAGCGACGAAGGCTGCAAAAGCCGCCGCCAAGTAA
- the phaR gene encoding polyhydroxyalkanoate synthesis repressor PhaR, translated as MSEPDKPLLIKRYASRRLYNTETSDYVTLEDIAVFIRDGREVQIIDLKSGDDLTRQYLLQIIAEHESRGENVLPINVLTDLVRSYTNQAQSFVPDFLAMSFDMLRDGQSKMMENLTTIPNPMSAMPGFDAMQAQQKAFLKAMTGGWSESSGPQPEREGGGSELDEIKNQLADLQAKLSRLKE; from the coding sequence GTGTCTGAGCCAGACAAGCCTTTGTTGATCAAACGTTATGCCAGCCGCAGGCTGTATAACACCGAAACCAGCGATTACGTGACACTCGAAGACATCGCCGTCTTCATCCGCGACGGGCGCGAAGTGCAGATCATTGACCTGAAAAGCGGCGATGACCTGACCCGCCAATACCTGTTGCAGATCATTGCCGAGCATGAGAGCCGCGGCGAAAATGTGTTGCCGATCAACGTGCTGACCGATCTCGTGCGCAGCTACACCAACCAGGCCCAGAGCTTCGTTCCCGATTTCCTCGCCATGTCCTTCGACATGCTGCGCGACGGGCAATCCAAGATGATGGAAAACCTGACGACGATCCCGAACCCGATGTCGGCGATGCCCGGCTTCGACGCCATGCAAGCGCAGCAAAAGGCCTTTCTAAAAGCGATGACGGGGGGCTGGTCGGAAAGCTCCGGCCCGCAGCCCGAGCGTGAAGGCGGGGGCAGCGAGCTGGACGAGATCAAGAACCAGCTTGCCGATCTGCAGGCCAAGCTTTCGCGCCTGAAGGAATAA
- a CDS encoding LysR family transcriptional regulator, whose product MAGSASRITLWGIEVFLATAEEGSVSAAARRLGASPSAVSQQLSALDTALGTVLLNRAARPVSLTPAGTMFRRRAQSILNEAAMARTELARQDLAALSQLSLGVIEDFDAEVTPRLLHGLAEDLPECRFLLETGASHRLTGQLLARELDMVIAADGGAVPDWAEVHPLLEEPFVAVARAGALPRFPTRADFAALPLIQYTTRQLMGRQISAHLMRENLMLAHRFELDSYHAILAMVAAGEGWTILTPLGILRAQRFLPQIAVHPLPLAPLSRRLSLVARRELLQDIPAQVAGRVRGLLPDLVIGPALSQLGKPAEAMRVLAASPAV is encoded by the coding sequence ATGGCGGGCAGCGCTTCCCGCATCACGCTCTGGGGCATTGAGGTTTTCCTTGCCACGGCGGAGGAGGGCTCGGTGTCGGCGGCTGCCCGGCGGCTGGGGGCCTCGCCCTCTGCCGTCAGCCAGCAGCTGAGCGCGCTCGATACCGCGCTTGGCACTGTTCTGCTGAACCGCGCCGCACGCCCCGTCAGCCTGACGCCGGCGGGCACCATGTTTCGCCGCCGCGCGCAATCCATCCTCAACGAAGCCGCCATGGCCCGCACCGAGCTGGCGCGGCAGGATCTGGCGGCGCTGAGCCAGCTCAGCCTTGGGGTGATCGAGGATTTCGACGCCGAGGTCACGCCGCGCCTGCTGCACGGGCTGGCCGAGGATCTGCCCGAATGCCGCTTTCTGCTGGAAACCGGCGCGAGCCACCGGCTCACGGGCCAGCTTCTGGCGCGCGAGCTGGACATGGTGATCGCGGCCGATGGCGGCGCAGTGCCCGACTGGGCCGAGGTGCACCCGCTGCTGGAAGAGCCCTTCGTCGCCGTCGCCCGCGCAGGCGCGCTGCCGCGCTTTCCCACCCGTGCCGATTTCGCCGCGCTGCCGCTGATCCAATACACCACGCGCCAGTTGATGGGCCGCCAGATCAGCGCCCATCTGATGCGCGAGAACCTGATGCTGGCGCACCGCTTCGAGCTCGACAGCTACCACGCGATCCTTGCCATGGTGGCCGCCGGGGAGGGCTGGACGATCCTGACCCCGCTGGGCATCCTGCGCGCGCAACGCTTCCTGCCCCAGATCGCCGTCCACCCGCTGCCGCTCGCGCCGCTGTCGCGGCGGCTGTCGCTCGTGGCGCGGCGGGAGCTGCTGCAGGACATCCCGGCGCAGGTGGCTGGCCGTGTGCGTGGGCTGCTCCCGGATCTGGTAATCGGGCCAGCGCTCAGCCAGTTGGGCAAACCCGCCGAGGCCATGCGTGTGCTGGCCGCCAGCCCCGCGGTTTAG
- a CDS encoding DegT/DnrJ/EryC1/StrS family aminotransferase, which yields MQAPNVYDADPIPAEALAEIERMFTNGDLFRYTSENASVALLEQEFAALLGSKYALAVASCSAALFLSLKALDMPRGARVLIPAFTFAAVPSAVVHAECTPVLVEVGENYRIDLEDFDAKLAAGAEAVLISHMRGHTSDMDAILARARAHGVPVIEDAAHSLGTLWNGRKIGTLGKVGCYSFQSYKMVNAGEGGILVTDDADLIARAVIMSGAYEHNWQKHPVVPERFAHWQNKLPLYNTRLSNLSAAVIRPQLALLDDRVSKGRANHDYVAARLNTSPALQVPPALPQEERAPDSIQFNLCGLTPAQAKAFAGAAKARGVSVQIFGQSTDNARAFWNWQFLGEVPELPKTRAMLMNACDVRLPARLSRDELDYIADALLEAAETASKVLPDAA from the coding sequence ATGCAGGCTCCCAACGTTTACGATGCAGATCCGATCCCGGCAGAGGCCTTGGCTGAAATTGAACGCATGTTCACCAACGGCGATCTCTTCCGCTACACCTCGGAAAACGCCTCTGTTGCCCTTCTGGAGCAGGAATTCGCCGCCCTCTTGGGCAGCAAATACGCGCTCGCCGTGGCCTCCTGCTCGGCCGCGCTCTTCCTCTCGCTCAAGGCGCTGGATATGCCGCGTGGCGCGCGGGTGCTGATCCCGGCCTTCACCTTCGCCGCCGTGCCGTCGGCCGTGGTGCACGCCGAGTGCACCCCGGTGCTGGTGGAGGTGGGCGAGAATTATCGCATTGATCTGGAGGACTTCGACGCCAAGCTCGCCGCCGGTGCCGAAGCCGTTCTGATCAGCCACATGCGCGGCCACACCTCGGATATGGACGCCATCCTCGCGCGCGCTAGAGCCCATGGCGTGCCGGTGATCGAGGACGCCGCCCATTCGCTCGGCACGCTCTGGAACGGGCGCAAGATCGGCACGCTGGGCAAGGTGGGCTGCTATTCCTTCCAGTCCTACAAGATGGTGAACGCGGGCGAAGGCGGGATCCTCGTGACCGATGACGCCGATCTGATCGCCCGCGCCGTGATCATGTCGGGCGCTTACGAGCACAACTGGCAGAAGCACCCGGTGGTGCCGGAGCGCTTTGCCCATTGGCAGAACAAACTGCCGCTCTACAACACGCGGCTTTCCAACCTCTCCGCCGCCGTGATCCGCCCGCAGCTTGCCCTTCTGGATGACCGCGTCAGCAAGGGCCGCGCCAACCACGACTACGTGGCCGCGCGGCTCAACACCTCGCCAGCGCTGCAGGTGCCGCCTGCCCTGCCGCAGGAAGAGCGCGCACCGGATTCGATCCAGTTCAACCTCTGCGGGCTGACACCGGCACAGGCGAAAGCCTTCGCCGGGGCTGCCAAGGCGCGCGGGGTGTCGGTGCAGATTTTCGGCCAAAGCACGGATAACGCACGCGCGTTCTGGAACTGGCAGTTCCTGGGTGAGGTGCCGGAGCTGCCCAAGACCCGCGCCATGCTCATGAACGCCTGCGACGTGCGCCTGCCCGCTCGGCTGTCGCGCGATGAATTGGATTACATTGCCGATGCGCTGCTGGAGGCTGCCGAGACCGCAAGCAAAGTCCTGCCAGATGCCGCCTAA
- a CDS encoding alpha/beta fold hydrolase, with the protein MQHSKPIVGFHCSGATGQEWHRLKGMSAGQAPVFTPDFYGCPSRGPWEGASFSFADEAAPLLPTIRALGAPVHLVAHSYGGGVALHILRHHPELVASLCLYEPTCFHVLRDLGGEGEALIGEIVALNGGLKADVEAGHKRKAASDFTEFWSGPGAFDALSNERQAAMQDWVPKVVADFDALVFEPETPGDLRRDLPVTLIWGSETKVQTRRIIDVLTARFDAPEVHCLAGAGHMGPFTHRDQVFSLVAAHIARADPA; encoded by the coding sequence ATGCAGCACAGCAAGCCAATCGTGGGGTTCCATTGCTCTGGTGCAACGGGGCAGGAGTGGCACAGACTGAAGGGCATGAGTGCCGGGCAGGCCCCTGTTTTTACGCCGGATTTCTACGGCTGCCCCAGCCGTGGGCCGTGGGAAGGTGCAAGCTTTTCCTTCGCCGATGAGGCCGCGCCGCTTCTGCCCACGATCCGTGCATTGGGCGCGCCGGTGCATCTGGTGGCCCATTCCTACGGCGGCGGCGTGGCGCTGCATATTCTGCGCCACCACCCCGAGCTTGTGGCCTCGCTTTGCCTCTATGAGCCGACGTGCTTCCACGTGCTGCGCGATCTCGGCGGCGAAGGCGAGGCGCTGATCGGTGAGATCGTGGCGCTCAACGGCGGGCTCAAGGCCGATGTCGAGGCCGGGCACAAGCGCAAGGCGGCCAGCGATTTCACCGAGTTCTGGAGCGGCCCTGGCGCCTTTGACGCCCTAAGCAATGAGCGGCAGGCCGCGATGCAGGATTGGGTGCCCAAGGTGGTGGCGGATTTCGATGCGCTTGTTTTTGAGCCGGAAACGCCCGGCGATTTGCGCCGCGATCTCCCCGTGACCCTTATCTGGGGCAGCGAAACCAAGGTGCAGACGCGCCGGATCATCGATGTTCTGACGGCGCGCTTTGATGCGCCCGAGGTGCATTGCCTTGCGGGGGCAGGGCACATGGGGCCCTTCACCCACCGCGATCAGGTGTTTTCGCTGGTTGCAGCCCACATCGCGCGGGCTGATCCGGCGTGA
- a CDS encoding glutamine synthetase family protein, with translation MTKIPDAAQAYIAGHRLDEVECVIADLPGIARGKAMPANKFANQKQFFLPNSIFFQTLTGGWAEAADEKEGFIEPDMILVPDLSTTSAAPWTADWTLQVIHDALDQSGKPVPFAPRNVLKRVVELYHKQGWEPVVAPEMEFFLVARNTDPAKPIEPMMGRSGRPAAARQAYSMSAVDEYGPVIDDIYDFAEAQGLEIDGITQEGGAGQVEINLRHGDPVKLADEVFYFKRLIREAALRHDCFATFMAKPIEGEPGSAMHIHHSIVDRDTGQNIFSGPQGGETDAFYHFIAGMQNHLPSVIALLAPYVNSYRRYVKDHAAPINLSWARDNRTTGIRVPISGPESRRVENRLAGMDCNPYLGIAASLACGYLGLLEGKRPDAQYKGDAYDDEEDIPHGLYGALDLFDAAEDMQKVLGEDFCRVYSIVKKAEYEEFLQKISPWEREHLLTNV, from the coding sequence ATGACGAAGATTCCAGACGCCGCGCAGGCCTATATCGCAGGCCACCGGCTGGACGAGGTGGAATGCGTCATCGCCGATCTGCCCGGCATTGCCCGCGGCAAGGCCATGCCCGCAAACAAGTTTGCCAACCAGAAGCAGTTTTTCCTCCCCAATTCGATCTTCTTCCAGACGCTCACCGGCGGCTGGGCCGAGGCGGCGGATGAGAAGGAAGGCTTCATCGAGCCCGACATGATCCTCGTGCCCGACCTCTCCACCACGTCGGCCGCGCCCTGGACAGCGGACTGGACGCTGCAGGTGATCCACGACGCGCTGGATCAATCCGGCAAGCCGGTGCCTTTCGCCCCGCGCAACGTGCTGAAACGGGTTGTGGAGCTTTACCACAAGCAGGGTTGGGAGCCCGTCGTCGCGCCGGAGATGGAATTCTTCCTCGTGGCGCGCAACACCGATCCGGCCAAGCCGATCGAGCCGATGATGGGCCGCTCGGGCCGCCCCGCCGCCGCCCGTCAGGCCTATTCCATGAGCGCTGTCGATGAATACGGCCCCGTGATCGACGACATCTATGATTTCGCCGAAGCCCAAGGCCTGGAGATCGACGGCATCACGCAGGAAGGCGGCGCAGGCCAAGTGGAGATCAACCTGCGCCATGGCGATCCTGTGAAGCTAGCCGATGAGGTCTTCTACTTCAAACGCCTGATCCGCGAGGCCGCCCTGCGCCACGATTGCTTCGCCACCTTCATGGCCAAGCCCATCGAAGGCGAGCCGGGCAGCGCGATGCATATCCACCACTCCATCGTGGACCGCGACACTGGGCAGAATATCTTCTCCGGGCCGCAAGGCGGCGAGACGGATGCCTTTTACCACTTCATCGCCGGGATGCAGAACCACCTGCCCAGCGTCATCGCCCTGCTTGCGCCCTACGTGAACAGCTACCGCCGCTACGTGAAGGATCACGCCGCGCCGATCAATCTGAGCTGGGCGCGCGACAACCGCACCACCGGCATCCGCGTGCCGATCTCTGGGCCGGAAAGCCGCCGGGTGGAAAACCGCCTTGCCGGCATGGATTGCAACCCCTACCTCGGCATCGCCGCCTCGCTGGCCTGCGGCTACCTTGGCCTGCTGGAGGGCAAGCGCCCCGATGCGCAATACAAGGGCGACGCCTACGACGACGAGGAAGACATCCCCCACGGCCTCTACGGCGCGCTCGATCTGTTTGACGCCGCCGAGGACATGCAGAAGGTGCTGGGCGAGGATTTCTGCCGCGTCTATTCCATCGTGAAGAAGGCCGAGTACGAAGAGTTCCTGCAGAAGATCTCGCCCTGGGAGCGCGAGCACCTGCTGACGAACGTCTAA
- a CDS encoding GNAT family N-acetyltransferase, with the protein MTIGGIPMLKIVRVRNQAQTDAVYELTYEFIDWLRKRYPEMQNDIEVYLRHQKFDEQIRAVLTYYTPPKGECLLACYDDEPVGILMLKDIGDSTCEMNRMFVRESARGLGAGRALVEELKKRAREMDFRLMTLSALPRHHEALSLYRSCGFELDERQRDAGNSENAVLMKTDL; encoded by the coding sequence ATGACGATCGGCGGAATCCCAATGTTGAAAATTGTCAGGGTAAGAAACCAGGCGCAAACCGATGCTGTCTATGAGCTGACCTACGAATTTATCGACTGGCTGCGTAAGCGTTATCCGGAAATGCAGAACGACATCGAAGTCTATCTTCGACACCAAAAATTTGACGAACAAATCCGCGCAGTCCTAACGTACTACACGCCACCGAAGGGAGAGTGTTTGCTTGCTTGCTATGACGATGAACCGGTTGGCATTCTAATGCTCAAGGACATCGGCGACAGCACTTGTGAGATGAACAGGATGTTTGTCCGTGAGAGCGCGCGAGGTTTGGGAGCAGGTCGCGCTCTTGTAGAGGAACTCAAGAAAAGAGCGCGCGAGATGGATTTTCGGTTGATGACGCTTAGTGCATTGCCGAGACACCACGAAGCATTGTCACTCTATCGATCCTGCGGGTTCGAACTTGATGAACGTCAGCGCGACGCAGGAAATTCGGAAAATGCGGTGCTGATGAAAACAGACCTTTGA
- a CDS encoding ABC transporter permease — MSCIETIQAYALRSVGIGERLLPRDYTLCEHFTLIGSGMIWNVYYGAMALVLGFFFANALALGKAAQSKWLRKPAEWFIFLFRGSPLFIQFFFAYFLFLQLKQVHPMFSGLTAAGLGALIVLFCNTAAYSGEIFYGALRSIPKGDVEAADAYGITGFQRFRRIIWPTMLRLAWPAYTNEAIFLFHATTLVFVSAFPVLQQRGDSLYYASYFADKTFNPFVPYPILAMYFILFTLVIVWLFGMVNKRLNRHLPQTQRRKVRYRPNLLR; from the coding sequence ATGAGCTGTATCGAGACCATCCAGGCCTATGCGCTGCGCTCCGTTGGCATCGGCGAGCGCCTGCTGCCGCGCGACTATACCCTCTGCGAGCATTTCACCCTGATCGGCTCCGGCATGATCTGGAACGTCTACTACGGCGCGATGGCACTGGTGCTGGGCTTCTTCTTCGCCAATGCGCTGGCACTGGGGAAGGCGGCGCAGAGCAAATGGCTGCGCAAACCGGCGGAGTGGTTCATCTTTTTGTTCCGCGGCTCGCCGCTCTTCATCCAGTTCTTCTTCGCCTATTTCCTCTTCCTGCAGCTCAAGCAGGTGCACCCGATGTTCTCGGGCCTCACCGCCGCGGGGCTCGGCGCGCTGATCGTGCTCTTCTGCAACACCGCCGCCTACTCGGGGGAGATCTTCTACGGCGCGCTGCGCTCGATCCCGAAGGGCGACGTGGAGGCCGCTGACGCCTATGGCATCACCGGCTTTCAGCGCTTCCGCCGGATCATCTGGCCCACCATGCTGCGGCTGGCTTGGCCTGCTTACACGAACGAGGCCATCTTCCTCTTCCACGCCACGACGCTTGTCTTCGTCTCGGCCTTCCCTGTGCTGCAGCAGCGCGGAGATTCGCTCTACTACGCGAGCTATTTCGCCGACAAGACGTTCAACCCCTTCGTGCCCTACCCGATCCTCGCGATGTACTTCATCCTGTTCACGCTGGTGATTGTCTGGCTCTTCGGGATGGTGAACAAGCGGCTGAACCGGCACCTGCCACAGACCCAACGCCGCAAGGTGCGCTACCGCCCCAACCTGCTGCGCTGA
- a CDS encoding ABC transporter permease, producing the protein MFSYCTDPSTLEGLTWLSCYLTTGKHMSFYISFITVLVLLAITAPTALLFGFGGATAARSRIAPLRWFGKGYTAIVRGVPDIAFFLFFVIALDQAFEWLRHQVKCPDWEEPIRQGNDFIVCQAAKLPLSTAPQWVHETYGFFLAVLTFAIVFGAFAANVLYGAMNAVPHAQMETADAYGMSHRQAFWRIMVPQMWVYALPGLSNLWMVLIKATPLLFLLGVEDIVYWARELGGTKNARFTDYPHGDWRLYYFTFLLIFYLAFTRVSEIALERLMKKLTHGQATTGGEAQRKAAA; encoded by the coding sequence ATGTTTTCCTACTGCACCGATCCATCCACGCTGGAAGGCCTGACATGGCTCAGCTGCTACCTGACGACAGGCAAGCACATGAGCTTTTACATCTCCTTCATCACGGTTCTGGTGCTGCTGGCGATCACCGCCCCCACCGCGCTGCTGTTCGGCTTCGGCGGCGCCACCGCGGCCCGCTCGCGCATCGCGCCGCTGCGCTGGTTTGGCAAAGGCTACACCGCCATCGTGCGCGGCGTGCCCGACATCGCCTTCTTCCTGTTCTTCGTGATCGCGCTCGATCAGGCCTTCGAGTGGCTGCGCCATCAGGTGAAATGCCCCGACTGGGAAGAGCCGATCCGTCAGGGCAATGATTTCATCGTCTGTCAGGCCGCGAAGCTGCCGCTCTCCACCGCGCCGCAATGGGTGCACGAGACCTACGGCTTCTTCCTAGCGGTGCTGACTTTCGCCATCGTCTTCGGCGCTTTTGCCGCCAACGTGCTCTACGGCGCAATGAACGCGGTGCCGCACGCGCAGATGGAAACCGCCGATGCCTATGGCATGAGCCATCGGCAGGCCTTCTGGCGCATCATGGTGCCGCAGATGTGGGTCTATGCCTTGCCCGGCCTCTCCAACCTCTGGATGGTGCTGATCAAGGCCACGCCGCTTCTGTTCCTGCTCGGCGTGGAAGACATCGTCTACTGGGCGCGCGAGCTGGGCGGCACCAAGAACGCCCGCTTCACCGATTACCCCCACGGCGACTGGCGGCTCTACTATTTCACCTTCCTGCTGATCTTCTACCTCGCCTTCACGCGGGTCTCCGAGATCGCGCTTGAACGACTGATGAAGAAACTGACCCACGGACAGGCCACCACCGGCGGCGAAGCGCAACGGAAGGCCGCGGCATGA
- a CDS encoding transporter substrate-binding domain-containing protein codes for MKKLILATSALALTAGIASADVVRMGTEGAYEPWNFINDKGEIDGFERELGDELCKRAELECEWVKNDWDSIIPNLVSGNYDTIIAGMSITDERDAVIDFTQPYTPPDPSAYVAMDAGVDLEGGVIAAQAATIQANFIAEQGWTLVEFATPEETVAAVRNGEADAVLADKSFLDTVAGSDGLVMLERMEAIGGGVGMGLRESDGELRAKFDAAIQSMKDDGTLNEMIAKWEVSSQW; via the coding sequence ATGAAAAAACTGATCCTGGCAACATCGGCGCTCGCGCTGACCGCCGGCATCGCCTCTGCGGATGTTGTCCGCATGGGCACCGAAGGCGCCTACGAGCCCTGGAACTTCATCAACGACAAAGGCGAGATCGACGGCTTTGAGCGCGAGCTGGGCGACGAGCTGTGCAAGCGCGCCGAGCTGGAATGCGAGTGGGTGAAGAACGATTGGGATTCCATCATCCCCAACCTCGTGTCGGGCAACTACGACACCATCATCGCCGGCATGTCGATCACCGACGAGCGCGACGCGGTGATCGATTTCACCCAACCCTACACGCCGCCCGATCCCTCCGCCTACGTGGCGATGGACGCCGGTGTTGACCTCGAAGGCGGCGTGATCGCGGCCCAGGCGGCCACCATTCAGGCGAACTTCATCGCCGAGCAGGGCTGGACGCTCGTGGAATTCGCCACCCCGGAAGAAACCGTCGCTGCCGTGCGCAACGGCGAAGCTGACGCGGTTCTGGCCGACAAGAGCTTCCTCGACACCGTGGCCGGCTCCGACGGCCTCGTGATGCTGGAGCGCATGGAAGCCATCGGCGGTGGCGTGGGCATGGGCCTGCGTGAATCCGACGGCGAGCTGCGCGCCAAGTTCGACGCCGCCATCCAGTCCATGAAGGACGACGGCACGCTGAACGAGATGATCGCCAAGTGGGAAGTCTCTTCCCAGTGGTAA